A window of Salvelinus sp. IW2-2015 unplaced genomic scaffold, ASM291031v2 Un_scaffold5456, whole genome shotgun sequence genomic DNA:
gatgtAAGATAGAATGTTTCGTATTAGGTGACAGTAcaaaatgtcaccttttatttgagaggATTCATATATGTTTTGTATGGcttgtaaaagtattcatcccccttggcattttttctattttgttaatgctgccaccaccatgcttcactgtggggatggtgttctcggggtgatgaaggtgttgggtttgcgccagacatagcattttccttgatggccaaaaggcttaattttagtctcatctgaccggagtaccttcttccaaatgtttggggagtctcccacatgcgttttggtgaacaccaaacgtgtttgcttatttttttcttgaagcaatgtctttttttctggccactcttccataaagcccagctctgtggagtgtacggattaaagcggtcctatggacagatactccaatctccactgtgcagctccttcagggtgatctttggtctctttgtttcctctctgattaatgccctccttgctggtccgtgagttttggtgggcggccctctcttggcaggtttgttgtggtgccatattctttccattttttaataatggatttaatggtgctccgtgggatgttcaaagtttcagatatttttttataacccaaacctgatctgtacttctccacaactatgtccctgacctgtttggagagctccttggtcttcaatGTGCCGCTTCCTTGGTTTAGAGAAGCTGTTTagaggagctggctgctaaacaactcccaaaagactcatctagtggctagaggtttagaggagctggctgctaaacAACTCCCAAAGCAAACGACTCATCTAGTGGCTAGAGGTTTAGAGGAGCTGGCTGCTAACCAACTCCAAAATACTAATCTAGTGGCTAAGAGGTTTAGTAGGGAGCTGGCTGCTAAACAACTCCCAAAAGACTCATCTAGTGGCTAGAGGTTTAGAGGAGCTGGCTGTAAACAACTCCCAAAAGACTCACCGACATGCCGCCTCAGAGTCACTCAGATTGCTGCTGACAGTGATCTGCCAGAAACAATGGAAACTTAATTCCATAGACATCAAATCTGCAATTTTACAGGGAACAGAGCATCAAAGGACATTCACATCTGACCTCCCCCTGAAAGCTAAGGGATGAAGGAAACACTGTGGAAACTAAAAGGTGTGTGTCTGGCCTGGCAGGTGCATCACTCTACTGGTACAGCAAAGTCAAGGCAACAATGCTGAGtacaggtggaaaaatgtcacAAGTGGATTCCTGCAGTTTTCTACTGGCTTGACTGAGTACTTGCCTTCATGTTGATGACTTCATCTGGGCTGCTCACAGACCTTTGCTAGCAACTGTGATTCCACACCTCAAAGCTGTTTTCCTGGTCGACCACAAAGGAGCAGCTTGCTTGACTGGTCTGAACTAAAGGGAGCATCCGGTCTTGTGCTCCTAAAGACAANNNNNNNNNNNNNNNNNNNNNNNNNNNNNNNNNNNNNNNNNNNNNNNNNNNNNNNNNNNNNNNNNNNNNNNNNNNNNNNNNNNNNNNNNNNNNNNNNNNNNNNNNNNNNNNNNNNNNNNNNNNNNNNNNNNNNNNNNNNNNNNNNNNNNNNNNNNNNNNNNNNNNNNNNNNNNNNNNNNNNNNNNNNNNNNNNNNNNNNNNNNNNNNNNNNNNNNNNNNNNNNNNNNNNNNNNNNNNNNNNNNNNNNNNNNNNNNNNNNNNNNNNNNNNNNNNNNNNNNNNNNNNNNNNNNNNNNNNNNNNNNNNNNNNNNNNNNNNNNNNNNNNNNNNNNNNNNNNNNNNNNNNNNNNNNNNNNNNNNNNNNNNNNNNNNNNNNNNNNNNNNNNNNNNNNNNNNNNNNNNNNNNNNNNNNNNNNNNNNNNNNNNNNNNNNNNNNNNNNNNNNNNNNNNNNNNNNNNNNNNNNNNNNNNNNNNNNNNNNNNNNNNNNNNNNNNNNNNNNNNNNNNNNNNNNNNNNNNNNNNNNNNNNNNNNNNNNNNNNNNNNNNNNNNNNNNNNNNNNNNNNNNNNNNNNNNNNNNNNNNNNNNNNNNNNNNNNNNNNNNNNNNNNNNNNNNNNNNNNNNNNNNNNNNNNNNNNNNNNNNNNNNNNNNNNNNNNNNNNNNNNNNNNNNNNNNNNNNNNNNNNNNNNNNNNNNNNNNNNNNNNNNNNNNNNNNNNNNNNNNNNNNNNNNNNNNNNNNNNNNNNNNNNNNNNNNNNNNNNNNNNNNNNNNNNNNNNNNNNNNNNNNNNNNNNNNNNNNNNNNNNNNNNNNNNNNNNNNNNNNNNNNNNNNNNNNNNNNNNNNNNNNNNNNNNNNNNNNNNNNNNNNNNNNNNNNNNNNNNNNNNNNNNNNNNNNNNNNNNNNNNNNNNNNNNNNNNNNNNNNNNNNNNNNNNNNNNNNNNNNNNNNNNNNNNNNNNNNNNNNNNNNNNNNNNNNNNNNNNNNNNNNNNNNNNNNNNNNNNNNNNNNNNNNNNNNNNNNNNNNNNNNNNNNNNNNNNNNNNNNNNNNNNNNNNNNNNNNNNNNNNNNNNNNNNNNNNNNNNNNNNNNNNNNNNNNNNNNNNNNNNNNNNNNNNNNNNNNNNNNNNNNNNNNNNNNNNNNNNNNNNNNNNNNNNNNNNNNNNNNNNNNNNNNNNNNNNNNNNNNNNNNNNNNNNNNNNNNNNNNNNNNNNNNNNNNNNNNNNNNNNNNNNNNNNNNNNNNNNNNNNNNNNNNNNNNNNNNNNNNNNNNNNNNNNNNNNNNNNNNNNNNNNNNNNNNNNNNNNNNNNNNNNNNNNNNNNNNNNNNNNNNNNNNNNNNNNNNNNNNNNNNNNNNNNNNNNNNNNNNNNNNNNNNNNNNNNNNNNNNNNNNNNNNNNNNNNNNNNNNNNNNNNNNNNNNNNNNNNNNNNNNNNNNNNNNNNNNNNNNNNNNNNNNNNNNNNNNNNNNNNNNNNNNNNNNNNNNNNNNNNNNNNNNNNNNNNNNNNNNNNNNNNNNNNNNNNNNNNNNNNNNNNNNNNNNNNNNNNNNNNNNNNNNNNNNNNNNNNNNNNNNNNNNNNNNNNNNNNNNNNNNNNNNNNNNNNNNNNNNNNNNNNNNNNNNNNNNNNNNNNNNNNNNNNNNNNNNNNNNNNNNNNNNNNNNNNNNNNNNNNNNNNNNNNNNNNNNNNNNNNNNNNNNNNNNNNNNNNNNNNNNNNNNNNNNNNNNNNNNNNNNNNNNNNNNNNNNNNNNNNNNNNNNNNNNNNNNNNNNNNNNNNNNNNNNNNNNNNNNNNNNNNNNNNNNNNNNNNNNNNNNNNNNNNNNNNNNNNNNNNNNNNNNNNNNNNNNNNNNNNNNNNNNNNNNNNNNNNNNNNNNNNNNNNNNNNNNNNNNNNNNNNNNNNNNNNNNNNNNNNNNNNNNNNNNNNNNNNNNNNNNNNNNNNNNNNNNNNNNNNNNNNNNNNNNNNNNNNNNNNNNNNNNNNNNNNNNNNNNNNNNNNNNNNNNNNNNNNNNNNNNNNNNNNNNNNNNNNNNNNNNNNNNNNNNNNNNNNNNNNNNNNNNNNNNNNNNNNNNNNNNNNNNNNNNNNNNNNNNNNNNNNNNNNNNNNNNNNNNNNNNNNNNNNNNNNNNNNNNNNNNNNNNNNNNNNNNNNNNNNNNNNNNNNNNNNNNNNNNNNNNNNNNNNNNNNNNNNNNNNNNNNNNNNNNNNNNNNNNNNNNNNNNNNNNNNNNNNNNNNNNNNNNNNNNNNNNNNNNNNNNNNNNNNNNNNNNNNNNNNNNNNNNNNNNNNNNNNNNNNNNNNNNNNNNNNNNNNNNNNNNNNNNNNNNNNNNNNNNNNNNNNNNNNNNNNNNNNNNNNNNNNNNNNNNNNNNNNNNNNNNNNNNNNNNNNNNNNNNNNNNNNNNNNNNNNNNNNNNNNNNNNNNNNNNNNNNNNNNNNNNNNNNNNNNNNNNNNNNNNNNNNNNNNNNNNNNNNNNNNNNNNNNNNNNNNNNNNNNNNNNNNNNNNNNNNNNNNNNNNNNNNNNNNNNNNNNNNNNNNNNNNNNNNNNNNNNNNNNNNNNNNNNNNNNNNNNNNNNNNNNNNNNNNNNNNNNNNNNNNNNNNNNNNNNNNNNNNNNNNNNNNNNNNNNNNNNNNNNNNNNNNNNNNNNNNNNNNNNNNNNNNNNNNNNNNNNNNNNNNNNNNNNNNNNNNNNNNNNNNNNNNNNNNNNNNNNNNNNNNNNNNNNNNNNNNNNNNNNNNNNNNNNNNNNNNNNNNNNNNNNNNNNNNNNNNNNNNNNNNNNNNNNNNNNNNNNNNNNNNNNNNNNNNNNNNNNNNNNNNNNNNNNNNNNNNNNNNNNNNNNNNNNNNNNNNNNNNNNNNNNNNNNNNNNNNNNNNNNNNNNNNNNNNNNNNNNNNNNNNNNNNNNNNNNNNNNNNNNNNNNNNNNNNNNNNNNNNNNNNNNNNNNNNNNNNNNNNNNNNNNNNNNNNNNNNNNNNNNNNNNNNNNNNNNNNNNNNNNNNNNNNNNNNNNNNNNNNNNNNNNNNNNNNNNNNNNNNNNNNNNNNNNNNNNNNNNNNNNNNNNNNNNNNNNNNNNNNNNNNNNNNNNNNNNNNNNNNNNNNNNNNNNNNNNNNNNNNNNNNNNNNNNNNNNNNNNNNNNNNNNNNNNNNNNNNNNNNNNNNNNNNNNNNNNNNNNNNNNNNNNNNNNNNNNNNNNNNNNNNNNNNNNNNNNNNNNNNNNNNNNNNNNNNNNNNNNNNNNNNNNNNNNNNNNNNNNNNNNNNNNNNNNNNNNNNNNNNNNNNNNNNNNNNNNNNNNNNNNNNNNNNNNNNNNACATTACTAACAAACACAGGACTTTGTGGACAAGACATTACTAACAGAAAAACACAGGACACACAGTTGATGGTTAAAGACCAGATTCAAAACAATCCATCTAAAGTCTTTCTGTTGTGTCTTTGTTTTGTAGGTGAGTGTGGCGGCTAAGATGGCTCAGCGCATGTCGTTCGGCTTCTATAAGTACAACAACATGGAGTTTGTCAGGATGAAGGGGCCGCAGGGCAAAGGTCACGCTGAGATGGCGGTGAGCCGGGTCCCGACCGGAGACACGTCCCCCTGCGGCACAGAGGAGGACCTGGACTCACCCCTACACGAGAGGGTGAGTAGAGTAGACAAAtaggcacgcgcacacacacataagaaggttagacacacacacacacacacacacacacacacacacacgagagggttagtataatacacacatacacacacacacatacgagagGTATGTATAATACAAACATGCACGCATGAGAGGGTCATGACACACAAAAAACGTGCATGGACACATGTATATAAAACATGAaggacatctgctctttccaggacagactgaccaggtgaatccaggtgaaagctatgatcccttattcatgtcacttgttaaatccacattaATCagttgtagatgaaggggaggagacagtttaagaaggatttttaagccttgagacaattgagacatggattgtgtctgtgtgtcattcagatggtgaatggggaagaccaaaatatttaagtgcctttgaacggggtgtggtagtaggtgccaggcgcaccggtttgtgtcaagaattgcaacgctgctgggttttaaacgctcaacagtttcctgtgtgtttcaagaatggtccaccacccaaaggacatccagccaacttgacacaaatgtgggaagcattggagtcaacatgggccagcatccctgtggagcgctttcgacaccttgtagagtccatgacccgacgaggctgttctgaggacaaaggggggtgcaactcaatgttaggaaggtgt
This region includes:
- the LOC112078253 gene encoding uncharacterized protein KIAA0930-like → MAQRMSFGFYKYNNMEFVRMKGPQGKGHAEMAVSRVPTGDTSPCGTEEDLDSPLHERVTSLAPSTRRGTALVLLPSLRRKVPGTVSLR